Proteins encoded by one window of Podarcis muralis chromosome 11, rPodMur119.hap1.1, whole genome shotgun sequence:
- the SLC25A46 gene encoding mitochondrial outer membrane protein SLC25A46 — MHPRRPEGFDGLGYRGGREEPGGFVAKPDLGHWVSSPPDIPGSRNLHWGEKTPQFAAGTPLGAAGFNEDSYAGSVAAGSEQLNRFAGFGIGLASLFTENVLAHPCIVLRRQCQVNYHARNYHLTPFTIVNIMYSINKAQGPRALWKGMGSTFIVQGITLGAEGIISEFTPLPRELSYKWSPKQIGGHLMLKGLTCLIAMPFYSASLIETVQSEIIRDNPGILDCLKEGIGRAMGFGVPHSKRLLPLLALAFPTVLHGVLHYVISSIVQKLVLLLLKKENSPSLPPESSSSVQSMLDAYFPELIASFAASLCADVMLYPLETVLHRLHIQGTRTIIDNTDLGYEVLPINTQYEGMRDCINTIKREEGILGFYKGFGAVVVQYTLHVAVLQFTKILYSTLLQNVS, encoded by the exons ATGCATCCGCGGCGCCCCGAGGGCTTCGACGGCCTGGGCTACCGGGGCGGCCGAGAGGAGCCGGGGGGCTTCGTGGCCAAGCCGGACCTCGGCCACTGGGTCAGCAGCCCGCCGGACATCCCCGGCAGCCGCAACCTCCACTGGGGGGAGAAGACCCCGCAGTTCGCCGCAGGGACCCCGCTGGGGGCGGCCGGCTTCAACGAGGACTCTTACGCGGGCAGCGTGGCCGCCGGCTCCG AACAGTTGAATAGATTTGCAGGCTTTGGGATTGGCTTGGCAAG TTTGTTTACAGAAAATGTGCTGGCTCATCCTTGCATTGTTCTGCGTCGACAGTGCCAG GTTAATTACCATGCCAGGAATTATCATCTCACTCCATTTACAATTGTCAACATTATGTATAGCATCAATAAGGCCCAG GGGCCCAGAGCTCTTTGGAAAGGAATGGGGAGCACTTTCATTGTTCAAGGCATAACCCTTGGAGCAGAGGGCATCATCAGTGAATTCACACCCTTGCCCAG AGAACTTTCATATAAGTGGAGTCCCAAGCAGATAGGAGGACATCTTATGCTGAAAGG GCTGACTTGCTTGATAGCAATGCCTTTTTATTCTGCAAGTCTGATTGAAACAGTACAG agCGAAATCATTCGGGATAATCCTGGGATTTTGGATTGTCTGAAAGAGGGCATAGGCAGAGCAATGGGCTTTGGAGTGCCCCATAGCAAGCGGCTCCTCCCTCTCCTGGCCCTGGCCTTTCCGACTGTTCTACACGGAGTTCTTCATTATGTGATCAGTTCCATTGTTCAAAAGTTAGTTCTGCTCCTCCTCAAGAAAGAGAACTCCCCCAGCCTTCCACCTGAGAGCTCGAGTTCTGTGCAAAGCATGCTGGATGCTTATTTCCCGGAACTTATTGCCAGCTTTGCTGCCAGCCTTTGCGCTGATGTGATGCTCTACCCTCTGGAGACAGTTTTGCACCGTCTTCATATCCAAGGGACTCGCACCATCATTGACAATACGGACCTGGGATACGAAGTCCTCCCCATCAATACCCAGTACGAAGGAATGAGAGACTGTATCAATACCATAAAGCGCGAAGAAGGAATATTGGGGTTTTACAAAGGGTTTGGGGCTGTAGTTGTGCAGTACACCTTACACGTTGCTGTTCTGCAGTTCACTAAAATTCTTTACTCGACGCTGCTCCAGAATGTTTCTTAG